One genomic window of Anaeromyxobacter diazotrophicus includes the following:
- a CDS encoding tetratricopeptide repeat protein encodes MSRDRDPTALSDAHNARGIELADRGWLDEAIKEFLKAIELDPRSAHAHDNLATVYSEKKLHREALQEYLTALALEPESATAHYNLACFLATHGPDMAVAEYQQAIQLDPEYPDAHLNLGLTWADQGKPEEARKELEVAVELAPADPFPRHELAALLMDEGDYREAIALLKEVVRLEPDGFEAHLDLGICYAQKGFYAEAERAYARAGELSPDDLLLNYNLAALYALWGRPAPALDALRRALATDGGKVRQWLASDPMFDALKGRPDFEELVHGP; translated from the coding sequence GTGAGCCGCGACCGCGATCCCACCGCCCTCTCCGACGCGCACAACGCGCGCGGCATCGAGCTGGCCGACCGCGGCTGGCTGGACGAGGCCATCAAGGAGTTCCTGAAGGCCATCGAGCTCGACCCGCGCTCCGCGCACGCGCACGACAACCTCGCCACCGTCTACTCCGAGAAGAAGCTGCACCGCGAGGCGCTCCAGGAGTACCTCACCGCGCTCGCCCTCGAGCCGGAGAGCGCCACCGCGCACTACAACCTGGCCTGCTTCCTCGCCACGCACGGGCCGGACATGGCGGTGGCCGAGTACCAGCAGGCCATCCAGCTCGACCCCGAGTACCCCGACGCGCACCTGAACCTCGGCCTGACCTGGGCCGACCAGGGGAAGCCCGAGGAGGCCAGGAAGGAGCTCGAGGTCGCCGTGGAGCTGGCCCCCGCCGATCCGTTCCCGCGCCACGAGCTGGCGGCGCTGCTCATGGACGAGGGCGACTACCGCGAGGCGATCGCGCTGCTCAAGGAGGTGGTGCGGCTCGAGCCCGACGGCTTCGAGGCGCACCTCGACCTCGGCATCTGCTACGCGCAGAAGGGGTTCTACGCCGAGGCGGAGCGCGCTTACGCCCGGGCGGGCGAGCTGTCCCCGGACGACCTGCTCCTCAACTACAACCTGGCGGCGCTGTACGCGCTGTGGGGCCGCCCCGCCCCGGCGCTGGACGCGCTGCGCCGGGCCCTCGCCACCGACGGCGGCAAGGTGCGCCAGTGGCTCGCCTCGGACCCCATGTTCGACGCGCTGAAGGGTCGGCCGGACTTCGAGGAGCTCGTGCACGGTCCGTGA
- a CDS encoding outer membrane beta-barrel domain-containing protein encodes MTSRAATALACAVALAALAPRAARASAADAFENKVKPVSGQLYQKGGKLELTALGALSVDDAFFSKYQGGAKLAYHFNDYFALGLTGSAGTSSPTGSTSICPLNKTCTSASAAQLYQVPGDIKWITGLELEFSPIYGKLNVFAEKALHFDLSLLAGADLVSYRDVLKPADANSGQVPGNATSPGGHVGLGARVFFARFMALRLEIKDVIYSVPHLSSGNLQTQLMAEAGLSFFVPVVHRDDT; translated from the coding sequence ATGACCTCGCGCGCCGCCACCGCCCTCGCGTGCGCCGTCGCGCTCGCCGCCCTCGCCCCGCGCGCGGCCCGCGCCAGCGCCGCCGACGCCTTCGAGAACAAGGTGAAGCCGGTCTCGGGGCAGCTCTACCAGAAGGGCGGGAAGCTCGAGCTGACCGCGCTGGGCGCGCTCTCGGTCGACGACGCCTTCTTCTCGAAGTACCAGGGCGGGGCGAAGCTCGCCTACCACTTCAACGACTACTTCGCGCTCGGGCTGACGGGCTCCGCCGGCACGTCCAGCCCCACCGGCTCGACCTCCATCTGCCCGCTCAACAAGACCTGCACCTCCGCCAGCGCCGCGCAGCTGTACCAGGTGCCCGGCGACATCAAGTGGATCACCGGCCTCGAGCTCGAGTTCTCGCCCATCTACGGCAAGCTCAACGTCTTCGCGGAGAAGGCGCTCCACTTCGACCTCTCGCTCCTGGCGGGCGCGGACCTCGTCAGCTACCGCGACGTGCTGAAGCCCGCGGACGCCAACAGCGGGCAGGTGCCCGGCAACGCCACCTCTCCCGGCGGCCACGTGGGCCTCGGCGCGCGCGTCTTCTTCGCGCGCTTCATGGCGCTCCGGCTCGAGATCAAGGACGTCATCTACTCGGTCCCGCACCTCTCCTCGGGCAACCTCCAGACCCAGCTCATGGCCGAGGCCGGGCTCTCCTTCTTCGTCCCGGTCGTCCATCGCGACGACACGTGA
- a CDS encoding homoserine kinase, whose translation MALYTPLSDAQLAQVLSRYGLPPPERALPEPKGSVNTNYHLWSGGRRWFLRLNEGKTVEDVAFEAEVLRFLAREGFPGAPLVLTRDGAAQTEVAGRPAMLFAFAEGEELERADVTPARCERIGAELGRLHALAPRFAPARPNPYRWARVDAWLRELGPEGDGDPLVAAAMPMLLDELAHARTLPPGPAGLVHGDLFLDNVLWVGERVSALLDWEMSCVDAFAYDLGVAVNAWCYGERHEPALARALLAGYQAERPLDAATAGALYAHTRYVALRYTASRIHAFHRATLSADRLAWKDWTRYRDRLAALRALGEPAFRALLGL comes from the coding sequence ATGGCCCTCTACACGCCCCTCTCCGACGCGCAGCTCGCGCAGGTCCTGTCGCGCTACGGCCTGCCGCCGCCGGAGCGCGCGCTGCCCGAGCCGAAGGGGAGCGTCAACACGAACTACCACCTGTGGTCGGGCGGGCGGCGCTGGTTCCTGCGGCTCAACGAGGGGAAGACCGTCGAGGACGTGGCGTTCGAGGCGGAGGTGCTGCGCTTCCTGGCGCGGGAGGGCTTCCCGGGGGCGCCGCTCGTGCTCACCCGCGACGGCGCGGCGCAGACCGAGGTCGCCGGCCGGCCGGCCATGCTGTTCGCCTTCGCGGAGGGCGAGGAGCTGGAGCGCGCCGACGTGACGCCCGCCCGCTGCGAGCGCATCGGCGCAGAGCTCGGGCGCCTGCACGCGCTGGCGCCGCGCTTCGCGCCGGCGCGGCCGAACCCGTACCGCTGGGCGCGGGTGGACGCCTGGCTGCGCGAGCTGGGGCCGGAGGGCGACGGCGACCCCCTGGTCGCGGCCGCCATGCCCATGCTGCTCGACGAGCTGGCGCACGCGCGCACCCTGCCGCCCGGCCCGGCCGGCCTGGTCCACGGCGACCTGTTCCTCGACAACGTGCTGTGGGTGGGCGAGCGGGTCTCGGCCCTGCTCGACTGGGAGATGAGCTGCGTCGACGCCTTCGCCTACGACCTCGGCGTGGCCGTGAACGCGTGGTGCTACGGCGAGCGGCACGAGCCGGCGCTGGCGCGGGCACTGCTGGCCGGCTACCAGGCGGAGCGCCCCCTCGACGCCGCCACCGCCGGCGCGCTCTACGCGCACACCCGCTACGTGGCGCTGCGCTACACCGCCTCCCGCATCCACGCGTTCCACCGCGCGACGCTCTCGGCCGACCGGCTGGCCTGGAAGGACTGGACGCGCTACCGGGACCGCCTGGCGGCGCTGCGCGCGCTCGGCGAGCCCGCCTTCCGCGCGCTCCTGGGCCTGTAG
- a CDS encoding DUF192 domain-containing protein, with translation MGLALALAACRAPGPPAGRGADAASAPPRVLIESPSGRVSAVAVELARGEAQLARGLMFRERLGPDEGMLFVFPDTAVHAFWMKNTLIPLDMIFIDEGKTVVGIVERAEPHSTAPRTPGRPSRYVLEVNGGWSAAHGVAAGDRVTFEGDAARD, from the coding sequence GTGGGGCTCGCCCTCGCCCTCGCGGCCTGCCGCGCGCCCGGCCCGCCCGCCGGGCGCGGCGCCGACGCCGCCTCCGCCCCGCCCCGCGTGCTCATCGAGAGCCCCTCCGGCCGGGTGAGCGCGGTCGCGGTCGAGCTGGCCCGCGGCGAGGCCCAGCTCGCCCGCGGGCTCATGTTCCGCGAGCGGCTCGGACCGGACGAGGGCATGCTGTTCGTGTTCCCCGACACGGCCGTCCACGCGTTCTGGATGAAGAACACGCTCATCCCGCTCGACATGATCTTCATCGACGAGGGGAAGACCGTGGTCGGGATCGTGGAGCGCGCCGAGCCGCACTCCACCGCGCCGCGGACGCCCGGCCGGCCGAGCCGCTACGTGCTGGAGGTGAACGGCGGCTGGAGCGCGGCCCACGGCGTCGCGGCGGGCGACCGCGTCACCTTCGAGGGCGACGCGGCGCGGGATTAG
- the cglC gene encoding adventurous gliding motility lipoprotein CglC produces the protein MRTVATAAAALALALAGCQAPDVGSHCDFSLQLPATLAGDYLESGNTQCDNLVCIASSAPLAGKAKNNPYCSKPCVGDADCSPSDTGLVCRAVVLDDAFLATLTDQQKATYLGGASSGAGSFSKYCAVPLQ, from the coding sequence ATGCGCACCGTCGCCACGGCCGCTGCCGCCCTCGCCCTCGCCCTCGCCGGTTGCCAGGCGCCCGACGTGGGCTCCCACTGCGACTTCTCCTTGCAGCTCCCCGCGACGCTCGCCGGCGACTACCTCGAGTCCGGCAACACGCAGTGTGACAACCTCGTCTGCATCGCCTCCTCCGCGCCGCTCGCGGGGAAGGCGAAGAACAACCCGTACTGCTCGAAGCCCTGCGTGGGCGACGCGGACTGCTCGCCCTCGGACACCGGCCTCGTCTGCCGGGCCGTCGTGCTCGACGACGCGTTCCTCGCCACGCTGACCGACCAGCAGAAGGCCACGTACCTCGGCGGCGCCAGCTCGGGCGCCGGCTCCTTCTCCAAGTACTGCGCCGTCCCGCTGCAGTGA
- a CDS encoding sigma 54-interacting transcriptional regulator, which translates to MPELAFFRHGEELLRVALADRTSVGRAPDCDVCLPDPALSRLQAEVERRGDGFVLVDRSGRGTRVGAEVRSEAPLTDGTEIALGAWRALFRAGPGGDDGLTRRGGLTALRAAGPEPAPAARLRIRERARERVIDLDGDRLVVGKDPSADVVLDDPFVSARHLRLERRGARWHLRDLGSTNGTLVGGLRVAEAELAPGLAVALGDSELVLEGAARPRPAEAAFEGMISGAPALRQLFELVERVAPSDAAVTILGETGTGKELVARALHRLSSRRDRAFIPVNCSAIAESLIESELFGHEKGAFSGADRLRKGAFEEADGGTIFLDEIGELPIDLQPKLLRTLELGEVKRVGASRPLTVNVRIVAATHRDLQAQVRAGKFREDLYYRLCVVPLTIPPLRARAGDVGPLAAHFLARAAPRGLPVRFSDEALEKLSRYEWPGNVRQLKNVVQRALLFRGQGLVIPPSAVTFEDARGASAGAGDHDTLFVRGLTMEDLEREAIRLSLRRHRGKRAAVVKELAIAKSTVMKRIAQWSLQDEGRDPALSLPDEED; encoded by the coding sequence ATGCCCGAGCTCGCCTTCTTCCGCCACGGCGAGGAGCTCCTGCGCGTGGCGCTCGCCGATCGCACCAGCGTGGGGCGCGCCCCCGACTGCGACGTCTGCCTCCCCGACCCCGCCCTGTCGCGGCTGCAGGCCGAGGTCGAGCGGCGCGGCGACGGCTTCGTGCTCGTCGACCGCTCCGGGCGCGGGACGCGCGTCGGCGCCGAGGTGAGGAGCGAGGCCCCGCTCACCGACGGCACCGAGATCGCGCTCGGCGCCTGGCGCGCGCTCTTCCGCGCCGGCCCCGGGGGCGACGACGGGCTCACCCGGCGCGGCGGCCTGACGGCCCTGCGGGCGGCCGGCCCGGAGCCGGCCCCGGCGGCGCGCCTGCGCATCCGCGAGCGGGCCCGCGAGCGCGTGATCGACCTCGACGGCGACCGGCTGGTGGTCGGCAAGGACCCCTCGGCCGACGTGGTGCTCGACGACCCGTTCGTCTCGGCGCGGCACCTGCGGCTGGAGCGCCGGGGGGCGCGCTGGCACCTGCGCGACCTCGGCTCCACCAACGGCACGCTGGTGGGCGGGCTGCGGGTGGCGGAGGCGGAGCTCGCGCCGGGGCTGGCGGTGGCGCTGGGGGACAGCGAGCTCGTGCTGGAGGGCGCGGCGCGGCCGCGCCCGGCGGAGGCCGCCTTCGAGGGCATGATCTCCGGGGCGCCGGCCCTGCGGCAGCTCTTCGAGCTCGTCGAGCGGGTCGCCCCCTCCGACGCGGCGGTGACCATCCTGGGCGAGACCGGCACGGGGAAGGAGCTCGTCGCGCGCGCGCTGCACCGGCTCTCGAGCCGCCGCGACCGCGCCTTCATCCCCGTCAACTGCTCCGCCATCGCCGAGTCGCTCATCGAGAGCGAGCTGTTCGGGCACGAGAAGGGCGCCTTCTCCGGCGCCGACCGGCTGCGCAAGGGCGCCTTCGAGGAGGCGGACGGCGGGACCATCTTCCTGGACGAGATCGGCGAGCTGCCCATCGACCTGCAGCCGAAGCTGCTCCGCACGCTGGAGCTGGGCGAGGTGAAGCGGGTGGGCGCCTCCCGGCCGCTCACCGTGAACGTCCGGATCGTGGCGGCCACCCACCGCGACCTGCAGGCCCAGGTCCGCGCCGGCAAGTTCCGCGAGGACCTGTACTACCGGCTGTGCGTGGTGCCGCTCACCATCCCGCCGCTGCGCGCGCGCGCGGGCGACGTGGGCCCGCTGGCGGCGCACTTCCTCGCCCGCGCGGCGCCGCGCGGGCTCCCGGTGCGCTTCTCCGACGAGGCGCTCGAGAAGCTCTCCCGCTACGAGTGGCCAGGGAACGTGCGACAGCTCAAGAACGTGGTGCAGCGGGCGCTGCTCTTCCGGGGGCAGGGCCTCGTCATCCCGCCCTCCGCCGTCACCTTCGAGGACGCGCGCGGCGCCTCGGCCGGCGCCGGCGACCACGACACCCTGTTCGTGCGCGGCCTCACCATGGAGGACCTGGAGCGCGAGGCGATCCGCCTCTCCCTGCGGCGCCACCGCGGCAAGCGCGCCGCGGTGGTGAAGGAGCTCGCCATCGCGAAGAGCACGGTGATGAAGCGCATCGCCCAGTGGAGCCTGCAGGACGAGGGGCGCGACCCGGCGCTGAGCCTGCCGGACGAGGAGGACTGA
- a CDS encoding TIGR02266 family protein: MTEHRQHPRAPIELEVGYKRLNSFFAEYTKNISKGGTFIKTKKPLPAGTRFLFKLQVPSRPEPFEIEGEVVRADEPGDEPGMAIRFVWQDQTARLAFEASVERLMVGSLGPQVAAELLKPERG, encoded by the coding sequence ATGACGGAACACCGCCAGCACCCGCGCGCTCCGATCGAGCTCGAGGTCGGCTACAAGCGCCTCAACAGCTTCTTCGCCGAGTACACGAAGAACATCTCGAAGGGCGGCACGTTCATCAAGACGAAGAAGCCGCTGCCGGCCGGCACGCGCTTCCTGTTCAAGCTGCAGGTGCCGTCCCGCCCGGAGCCGTTCGAGATCGAGGGCGAGGTGGTGCGGGCCGACGAGCCCGGCGACGAGCCCGGGATGGCCATCCGCTTCGTCTGGCAGGATCAGACGGCGCGGCTGGCGTTCGAGGCGAGCGTGGAGCGGCTCATGGTCGGCAGCCTCGGCCCGCAGGTGGCGGCCGAGCTGCTCAAGCCCGAGCGCGGCTAA
- a CDS encoding AAA family ATPase, with protein MSTASYEALKKFFETSAAARKATRPLHDAAEVALQLDGGPAHFKVEGGKAQVHEGPAVNPDFTLHLPDGAVKRITSLPSDDVGEFGVEFFKLVLEKDPALKARVKIDAPTGQLLSHGYLSVLAQGGMKVTWWLLKNGVKNPKAAIDRLRHG; from the coding sequence ATGTCGACCGCGAGCTACGAGGCCCTGAAGAAGTTCTTCGAGACGTCGGCGGCGGCGCGCAAGGCCACGCGCCCGCTCCACGACGCGGCGGAGGTCGCGCTGCAGCTCGACGGCGGGCCGGCGCACTTCAAGGTCGAGGGCGGGAAGGCGCAGGTCCACGAGGGACCGGCCGTGAACCCCGACTTCACGCTCCACCTCCCCGACGGCGCCGTGAAGCGCATCACCTCGCTCCCCAGCGACGACGTGGGCGAGTTCGGGGTCGAGTTCTTCAAGCTGGTGCTGGAGAAGGATCCGGCGCTCAAGGCCAGGGTCAAGATCGACGCGCCGACCGGCCAGCTCCTGTCGCACGGCTACCTGAGCGTGCTGGCGCAGGGCGGGATGAAGGTCACCTGGTGGCTGCTCAAGAACGGCGTGAAGAACCCCAAGGCGGCCATCGACCGGCTGCGCCACGGGTAG
- a CDS encoding peptidoglycan-binding domain-containing protein, with amino-acid sequence MKRALSLIALAAVACTNRAATYSGDTSSGADTARAASSGAAISPSQLSPEQVRLVQRSLIDRGFAVDPTGNFDDRTQTALGDFQRARGLPATAALDRPTLDALGLDPREVTPPGGRAAAPASGPATEEGTGAGTGQTPGVSPYDPANSGQPDSSHPSRDGDDTDK; translated from the coding sequence ATGAAGCGCGCACTCAGCCTCATCGCCCTGGCGGCCGTCGCCTGCACGAACCGGGCGGCCACCTACTCGGGAGACACGTCCAGCGGCGCGGACACCGCCCGCGCCGCCTCCTCGGGTGCGGCGATCTCGCCCTCCCAGCTCTCGCCCGAGCAGGTGCGGCTCGTCCAGCGGTCGCTCATCGACCGCGGCTTCGCGGTGGACCCGACCGGCAACTTCGACGATCGGACCCAGACGGCGCTGGGCGACTTCCAGCGCGCGCGCGGCCTGCCGGCCACCGCCGCCCTCGATCGGCCCACGCTGGACGCGCTCGGCCTCGACCCGCGCGAGGTGACGCCGCCGGGCGGCCGCGCGGCGGCCCCGGCCAGCGGCCCCGCGACCGAGGAGGGGACGGGCGCCGGCACCGGTCAGACGCCCGGGGTCAGCCCGTACGATCCGGCGAACTCGGGGCAGCCCGACTCGAGCCACCCCAGCCGCGACGGGGACGACACGGACAAGTGA
- a CDS encoding outer membrane beta-barrel domain-containing protein, which produces MTGGIPLDLPRHTYTFLALLLAPLAALGQAQEPPGLDLSQPQPESARPADEAARARKSEPVVPLAAGESDVALGDRVKAVQRKGFMKAHRLELGLAFPATVNDAFYEKVGFGGKLAYNFEDSFALALRGAYYTQLRSNHVREAKAAFSSQLLQSELNGQLMLDGIWSPVYGKVAWLGSSIVHFDVYLLAGFGGVWSATSSAPRKEGPHIATDFGGGIRFYPKSWLAIDGGLIATLYPDQPVTQAPSTVQKVVAAQLGVSIFWPFTFEYVYP; this is translated from the coding sequence TTGACCGGCGGGATACCCTTGGATCTACCAAGACATACATACACCTTCCTCGCCCTCCTGCTCGCCCCGCTCGCAGCCCTGGGGCAGGCGCAAGAGCCGCCGGGCCTCGATCTCTCGCAGCCGCAGCCGGAGAGCGCGCGCCCCGCGGACGAGGCGGCCCGGGCGAGGAAGAGCGAACCCGTCGTGCCGCTGGCGGCCGGCGAGAGCGACGTGGCGCTGGGCGACCGCGTGAAGGCGGTGCAGCGCAAGGGCTTCATGAAGGCGCACCGGCTGGAGCTCGGCCTCGCCTTCCCGGCCACCGTCAACGACGCCTTCTACGAGAAGGTCGGGTTCGGCGGGAAGCTCGCCTACAACTTCGAGGACAGCTTCGCGCTCGCGCTGCGCGGCGCCTACTACACCCAGCTGCGCTCGAACCACGTGCGGGAGGCCAAGGCGGCCTTCTCGAGCCAGCTGCTCCAGAGCGAGCTCAACGGGCAGCTCATGCTCGACGGCATCTGGTCGCCGGTGTACGGCAAGGTGGCCTGGCTCGGCTCCTCCATCGTCCACTTCGACGTCTACCTCCTGGCCGGCTTCGGCGGGGTCTGGAGCGCCACCAGCTCGGCGCCGCGCAAGGAGGGGCCGCACATCGCCACCGACTTCGGCGGCGGCATCCGCTTCTACCCGAAGAGCTGGCTCGCCATCGACGGCGGGCTCATCGCGACGCTCTACCCGGACCAGCCGGTGACCCAGGCGCCGAGCACGGTCCAGAAGGTGGTGGCCGCGCAGCTCGGCGTGTCCATCTTCTGGCCCTTCACCTTCGAGTACGTCTACCCATGA
- a CDS encoding type VI secretion system protein, whose amino-acid sequence MNEGRTADHIASLLHARWVWAAAAALTLLGAAGGALPLLEVPGFELGLAAALLSALLVGPALGIAAARRALAAAAARRGGAGFAPGAAPRAPILRPFAAAAMVLLGLQALLFSASAARAALATPCRPLAGAALFALVAAPSALLAAALGVACGLAAAGRRRRAALLYALVAAASLLGTLAAGYFGPSASALDHLLGVWPGPLYDEALAVDRRLLLFRAGTLAWTCAALAAGALWQAQRDPRRRAWAALALALAALAALGARALGGGTATRAELAGALGAVREGARCTVHLPREKSAEEAERLLLDCEYDAAAVARALGLARAPRATVWLYRSAEEKRRLVGAGHTSFTKPWLAEIHVHDQGVPHPVLRHELVHALASAAAPGLLGVPARKLLLVDAGLTEGLAVAVEVPAGPFDVHAWTRALRDQGRLPPLASLLGPAGFWSAAPARAYTAAGSFLRFLLDRYGSAAVLAAYAEDDVPRALGRSLPALEAEWQAFLDGVSVPPALAAQAEARFERGSLFSRVCAREVADLEVEAARDAARGRAAAAERLLRRASSLSGGDPAWLRGAAEAWRAAGEPARAEALLAEALGRAEAAGGRSALRASLLEQLGDLRLGAGDGAAAAARYRAARALAHPAGAEARALDAKLAAARDAPLAQAVTPWLLGGPGAPGAVARLAGSDAPLARYLLARARLAGGAPELAIEALRRLDPGALPGPELEEEARRLAAEALCRAGQAEAGIAAFRALARAAPPASALRAQAEDAAARCAFERDARGAR is encoded by the coding sequence ATGAACGAGGGGCGCACCGCCGACCACATCGCCTCCCTGCTCCACGCGCGGTGGGTGTGGGCGGCGGCGGCCGCGCTGACCCTCCTCGGGGCGGCGGGGGGCGCCCTCCCCCTGCTCGAGGTGCCCGGGTTCGAGCTGGGGCTCGCGGCGGCGCTCCTCTCGGCCCTCCTCGTCGGGCCGGCGCTCGGGATCGCGGCGGCGCGGCGGGCCCTGGCGGCCGCCGCCGCGCGCCGCGGCGGGGCCGGGTTCGCCCCGGGGGCGGCGCCGCGCGCCCCGATCCTCCGCCCCTTCGCCGCCGCTGCGATGGTCCTCCTCGGGCTCCAGGCGCTCCTCTTCTCGGCCTCGGCCGCCCGCGCGGCGCTCGCCACCCCGTGCCGGCCGCTCGCCGGCGCCGCGCTGTTCGCGCTGGTGGCCGCCCCCTCGGCCCTGCTCGCCGCGGCGCTCGGCGTCGCGTGCGGGCTGGCCGCGGCCGGCCGCCGCCGCCGCGCGGCCCTCCTCTACGCGCTCGTCGCGGCGGCCTCGCTCCTCGGCACGCTCGCCGCCGGGTACTTCGGCCCCTCCGCCTCCGCGCTCGACCACCTCCTCGGCGTCTGGCCCGGCCCGCTCTACGACGAGGCGCTGGCGGTGGACCGCCGGCTCCTGCTCTTCCGGGCCGGCACCCTGGCCTGGACCTGCGCCGCGCTCGCGGCGGGGGCGCTCTGGCAGGCGCAGCGCGACCCCCGCCGCCGCGCCTGGGCCGCCCTCGCGCTGGCGCTCGCGGCGCTGGCGGCCCTCGGCGCGCGCGCGCTCGGCGGCGGCACCGCCACGCGGGCGGAGCTGGCGGGCGCGCTGGGCGCGGTGCGGGAGGGCGCGCGCTGCACGGTCCACCTGCCGCGCGAGAAGAGCGCCGAGGAGGCCGAGCGGCTCCTGCTCGACTGCGAGTACGACGCGGCCGCGGTGGCGCGCGCGCTCGGGCTCGCGCGGGCGCCGCGCGCCACGGTCTGGCTGTACCGGAGCGCCGAGGAGAAGCGGCGGCTCGTCGGGGCCGGTCACACCAGCTTCACGAAGCCGTGGCTGGCGGAGATCCACGTCCACGACCAGGGCGTGCCGCACCCGGTGCTCCGGCACGAGCTCGTGCACGCGCTCGCCAGCGCCGCCGCGCCGGGGCTGCTCGGCGTGCCGGCGCGGAAGCTGCTCCTCGTCGACGCCGGGCTCACCGAGGGGCTGGCGGTGGCGGTGGAGGTGCCGGCGGGCCCGTTCGACGTCCACGCCTGGACCCGCGCCCTGCGCGACCAGGGCCGGCTGCCGCCGCTCGCGTCGCTGCTCGGCCCGGCCGGCTTCTGGAGCGCCGCGCCGGCCCGGGCGTACACCGCCGCCGGGAGCTTCCTCCGCTTCCTGCTCGATCGCTACGGGTCGGCCGCGGTGCTGGCGGCCTACGCGGAGGACGACGTGCCGCGCGCCCTGGGCCGCTCGCTGCCGGCGCTCGAGGCCGAGTGGCAGGCGTTCCTCGACGGGGTGAGCGTGCCGCCCGCGCTCGCGGCCCAGGCCGAGGCGCGGTTCGAGCGCGGCAGCCTCTTCTCCCGCGTCTGCGCCCGCGAGGTGGCGGACCTGGAGGTCGAGGCGGCGCGCGACGCCGCCCGCGGCCGCGCCGCCGCGGCCGAGCGGCTCCTGCGCCGCGCCTCCTCGCTCTCGGGCGGGGATCCGGCCTGGCTGCGCGGGGCCGCCGAGGCGTGGCGCGCCGCCGGCGAGCCGGCGCGCGCGGAGGCGCTGCTCGCGGAGGCGCTCGGCCGCGCCGAGGCGGCGGGCGGCCGGAGCGCGCTGCGCGCCTCGCTGCTCGAGCAGCTCGGCGACCTGCGCCTCGGGGCGGGGGACGGCGCGGCGGCGGCGGCCCGCTACCGGGCGGCGCGCGCGCTCGCCCACCCCGCGGGCGCCGAGGCGCGCGCCCTCGACGCGAAGCTGGCGGCGGCCCGCGACGCGCCGCTGGCGCAGGCGGTGACGCCGTGGCTCCTGGGCGGCCCCGGCGCCCCCGGCGCGGTGGCGCGCCTCGCCGGGAGCGACGCGCCGCTGGCGCGGTACCTGCTCGCGCGCGCCCGGCTGGCGGGCGGCGCGCCGGAGCTGGCGATCGAGGCGCTGCGCCGGCTCGATCCCGGCGCGCTGCCGGGCCCCGAGCTCGAGGAGGAGGCCCGGCGCCTGGCGGCCGAGGCGCTCTGCCGGGCCGGTCAGGCCGAGGCCGGGATCGCCGCCTTCCGCGCGCTGGCCCGCGCCGCGCCGCCGGCGTCCGCGCTCCGCGCGCAGGCGGAGGACGCCGCGGCGCGCTGCGCCTTCGAGCGGGACGCGCGCGGCGCGCGGTGA
- a CDS encoding nuclear transport factor 2 family protein, translating to MRSLAATLAVLALACGAHRIPGTTIDDTPDTRAIVATIEAYRQAAERRDAPAVLALASSQYFDDAGTPDPADDIDYPQLVKRLTADYAKITALRLDIGVRRVEVKGDRAAAYVFYDEHFRIQTRTGEVAKSASDTQRMQLVREDGQWKFVSGL from the coding sequence ATGCGCTCCCTCGCCGCGACCCTGGCCGTCCTCGCGCTCGCCTGCGGGGCCCACCGCATCCCCGGCACCACCATCGACGACACGCCCGACACGCGCGCGATCGTGGCGACCATCGAGGCCTACCGCCAGGCGGCGGAGCGGCGCGACGCCCCGGCGGTGCTGGCGCTCGCCTCCAGCCAGTACTTCGACGACGCCGGCACCCCCGACCCCGCCGACGACATCGACTACCCGCAGCTCGTGAAGCGCCTCACCGCCGACTACGCGAAGATCACCGCGCTGCGGCTCGACATCGGCGTCCGCCGGGTCGAGGTGAAGGGCGACCGCGCGGCGGCCTACGTCTTCTACGACGAGCACTTCCGGATCCAGACCCGGACCGGCGAGGTGGCGAAGTCCGCCAGCGACACCCAGCGCATGCAGCTCGTCCGCGAGGACGGGCAGTGGAAGTTCGTCAGCGGGTTGTAG